Proteins from a single region of Amycolatopsis sp. CA-230715:
- a CDS encoding SGNH/GDSL hydrolase family protein, with product MSKRLVALGDSFTEGVGDDDPRAANGVRGWADRVAAQLAADVPDFRYANLAIRGRLLGQVLDEQLEPALAMTPDLVTLYAGGNDLMRPKVDIDALLERYDDAVATLRSTGATVVLFTGVDGVEDPLFRKMRGRTAIYNELVRGIAARRGALLVDMWPMRQLRDRRMWSADRLHLNSAGHTEVAIEVLRVLGVPHSLPPIALAPAPVVDPRSRRSEDLRWVREHALPWIKRRVRGESSGDTVTPKRPELLPVLDGQA from the coding sequence ATGAGCAAGCGCTTAGTGGCATTGGGAGACTCGTTCACCGAGGGCGTCGGGGACGACGATCCGCGCGCCGCCAACGGTGTCCGGGGCTGGGCGGACCGGGTGGCCGCACAGCTCGCGGCCGACGTCCCGGACTTCCGCTACGCCAATCTCGCGATCCGGGGCAGGCTGCTCGGCCAGGTCCTCGACGAGCAGCTCGAACCGGCCCTCGCCATGACGCCCGATCTCGTGACGCTCTACGCGGGCGGCAACGACCTCATGCGCCCGAAGGTCGATATCGACGCGCTGCTCGAACGGTACGACGACGCCGTCGCGACGCTGCGTTCCACCGGCGCGACGGTGGTCCTGTTCACCGGCGTCGACGGCGTCGAAGATCCGCTCTTCCGCAAGATGCGCGGCCGCACCGCGATCTACAACGAGCTCGTGCGCGGTATCGCGGCACGACGGGGCGCGCTGCTCGTGGACATGTGGCCGATGCGGCAGCTGCGCGACCGCCGGATGTGGTCGGCCGACCGGCTGCACCTCAACTCCGCCGGGCACACCGAGGTGGCCATCGAGGTGCTCCGGGTACTCGGCGTCCCGCATTCGCTCCCACCGATCGCACTCGCCCCGGCGCCGGTCGTCGACCCGCGCTCGCGGCGTTCGGAGGACCTGAGGTGGGTGCGCGAGCACGCGCTGCCGTGGATCAAGCGCAGGGTCCGGGGAGAATCGTCTGGCGACACGGTCACGCCGAAGCGGCCGGAGCTCCTTCCGGTGCTCGACGGCCAGGCCTGA
- a CDS encoding CGNR zinc finger domain-containing protein, with protein sequence MHFNPYGGAAAQIAAALVNAGPGTAAELSAVLREHGATMGTISPAEAGEVFAWAKRLRAVFEASSSELAVDLVNELLADSACRPFVSRHDGLRAHLHYAREDEGVLRRIRAYTAGGLAHLVCEDPDRFGRCAREGCATVFVDTSRNGRRRFCSTRCATRVHVAEHRVRAAAAG encoded by the coding sequence GTGCACTTCAACCCTTACGGCGGCGCGGCGGCCCAGATCGCCGCCGCGCTGGTCAACGCCGGCCCCGGCACGGCCGCCGAGCTTTCGGCCGTCCTGCGCGAGCACGGGGCGACCATGGGCACGATCTCCCCTGCCGAGGCGGGCGAAGTGTTCGCCTGGGCCAAACGGCTGCGCGCGGTGTTCGAAGCCTCTTCATCGGAACTCGCCGTGGACCTCGTCAACGAGCTGCTCGCCGACTCCGCGTGCCGCCCGTTCGTCTCCCGCCACGACGGCCTCCGCGCCCATCTGCACTACGCCCGCGAGGACGAGGGCGTGCTGCGCCGCATCCGCGCCTACACCGCGGGCGGACTGGCGCACCTGGTGTGCGAGGACCCCGACCGGTTCGGCCGCTGCGCTCGCGAGGGCTGCGCGACCGTGTTCGTGGACACCTCGCGCAACGGCAGGCGCCGATTCTGCTCCACGCGCTGCGCCACCAGGGTGCACGTCGCCGAACATCGCGTACGGGCCGCCGCGGCCGGGTAG
- a CDS encoding TetR/AcrR family transcriptional regulator — MTEPKPLRADARRNRERVLSAAAEVFSEHGTGASTEQVAKAAGVGVGTVFRHFPTKEALLESVLRQLVREFADEAASLADAENPGAAFYELLRRWITMAAKKNAYSDALAAAGAPAPRPELKTGLGVRGGLRTLLERAQSAGAVRADIGLGELLPVIVGASRAVDQVPEGALRERVVEVLLDGLRPGRRAPEGAPAASA; from the coding sequence GTGACCGAACCCAAACCGCTGCGTGCCGACGCGCGACGCAACCGCGAGCGCGTCCTTTCCGCCGCGGCGGAAGTGTTCTCCGAGCACGGGACCGGCGCGTCGACCGAGCAGGTCGCCAAGGCGGCGGGGGTCGGCGTCGGCACCGTGTTCCGGCACTTCCCGACCAAGGAAGCGCTGCTGGAATCGGTGCTGCGCCAACTGGTGCGGGAGTTCGCCGACGAGGCCGCGTCGCTCGCCGACGCCGAGAATCCCGGCGCCGCCTTCTACGAGCTGTTGCGGCGCTGGATCACCATGGCGGCCAAGAAGAACGCCTACTCCGACGCGCTCGCCGCCGCGGGTGCGCCCGCGCCCCGACCTGAGCTGAAAACGGGCCTCGGCGTACGCGGTGGGCTGCGAACGCTGCTCGAACGCGCCCAGTCCGCGGGCGCGGTCCGCGCCGACATCGGGCTCGGCGAACTACTCCCGGTGATCGTCGGCGCGTCGCGCGCGGTGGACCAGGTCCCCGAGGGCGCGCTGCGCGAGCGGGTCGTGGAGGTGCTGCTCGACGGGCTCAGGCCTGGCCGTCGAGCACCGGAAGGAGCTCCGGCCGCTTCGGCGTGA